TGCACCGCCCGCGACGGGAACCGACCAGAGGTCGAGCCGACCGTCGACCGCAGCGTCGGCGCGGTAGATCAAGCGCGAGAAATCATGCGTCGCCCGTCCGCCGGGATCGAAGCCGAAGTGCCCCTCGAGCGGCAGCGACACGAGCAGGTTGCGCTCGCCGCCGTCGACGTCCGCGATCCAGAGCTCCGAGGCGACCGTGTCGCTCGGCGGGCTCGCGTTGGTCTGGTAGACGAGGCGCAGGGAGTCGGGCGAGAAGGCCAGCGGTCCTTGGACCGACAGGCCGGTCGGAAGGGGGGCATTGACCTGCACGAAGCTCCCCGGAGCGCCACCGACCTCCGCCGAAAAGAGCTCGACCTGGCCGAGCTCGTCCTGGGGCGAGCGGAACAGGATCCGCGCGCCGTCGGGAGTCACCGCATGATCCTCGACCGCAGCATTGGCCGGCAGCAGCCCCGAGATCCGCTCGGGAGTCCCGCCCGCGGTCGCAACTCGCCAGAGCTCGTGCGCCTGATCGACTTCGGCGTCGTGGACGTAGAAGATCCAGCGGCCGTCGTGCGAGACCGAGTCCGGAGCGAGGTTCCAGACGTCGCTCGCCGGGTGTCCCTCCGACAGGCGGTAGTTCGCGCCCGGCGCCGCCGACGGCGCGGAGAACATCGCGAGCAGGGCGAGCAGGACGAGCGGAACGAATCGGCGCATGACGGTCTCCTCCGGGGCCATCGCGGGCCCTCCCATCGAAGAACGTCGTACCCCCGGGCAGGGGGCCAGCCGAAGGGCCGCTGCGCCGCAGGGCGACGCCCGGACTCCCTTCGGGGCGTGCCCATTTCGGTCCGTCCGGGTCTCACCGGACTGCCGGGCTCCGGCCTGGCCGGGGTCGGTGCCGCCGATGATCCTCCAGCCCGCCCTCCTGCGCGTAGTGGGATATGCGCAAATCTCCCCAACGTCCCGCATCCCGTTTCGCCCTGGCCGGGATGCTGGCCCTGCTCGCCTGCCTCTGGAGCGCCGGGCGCGCCAACGCCGCGGCCTCGGTCGGGCTCTCGACCGTGCAGAGCCGCCTCCTCGCCAACCCCTCGATCGCCCAGTGGACGGCCGAAGCCGGCGACTCCTTCGCCGACGTGCTCGCCACCGGCGACTTCAACGGTGATGGCGCCGACGACCTCGCGGTGGGCATCCCCAACGACAACGGCCTGCACGGCGCGACCGCCAACAGCGGACTCGTCGTCGTCTGGTATGGCACTCCCGGAGAAGGACTGCAATCAGTGGTCTGGAACGTCCTGCGGATTGCGATCCCGCAGGAGAACGCCCGCTTCGGCGCTGCGCTCGCCGCCGGCGACTTCGATGGCGACGGCTTCGACGACCTCGCGGTAGGGGCGCCAGGCTTCGACTTCACCACCGGCAATCAAGACACCGCAAACTACGGGATGGTCAGGATTCACCGCGGCAGCGCCACCGGGCTCGAGGAGATCAGCCCCGAGACGCTGGATTCGCGCGGCTACGGCGGAGCGCAACAGCACTTCGGTCAGAGCCTCGCGGTCGGCGACTTCAACGGCGACTTCCTCGACGACCTCGCGGTCGGAGCGCCGCAGGCGAACTGGGCGATCGACGGCACGACCGTCCCCGGCGGAGTTGTCTACGTCCAGCACGGCCCGGATCTCATCTCCACGCAGTGGTACCGCTTCTCGCAGTACATGGACGAGATCCCCGACATTTTCGAAGCGAACGATCTCTTCGGCTTCTCCCTCGCCGTGGGCAACTTCAACCGCGACGGCATCTGCTCGCCGGCCTGCGCCAACTACGACGATCTCGCCATCGGGGTTCCGGGAGAGGATGGACAGGGCAAAGTCCTCGTGCTCTTCGGCAGCGAGTGGAGTCTGCTCGCCGGCAGCGCGCACTGGTTCGGCGAAGGGGAGCTCGGCGGAACCGCTGGCCCGGGGCAGTTCGGACGCACGCTCGCGACCGGCGACTTCGACGGCGATCTGGCCGACGATCTGGCGGTCGGCGCGCCGTTCAAGTCGGTGAGTGGGGCAGCGGCCGCAGGGCAGGTCACCACCCTCTTCGGCAGCGTGATCGCCATCAACGGCTCCTGGTTCGACGTCGCCGCCACCCGCTGGCTGACGCAGACGACGTTCTACGGCGCGGGCGCGAACGCCGCCAGCGATCAATTCGGCTGGAGCCTCGCCAGCGGCGACTTCGATCGCGACGGCGTCGATGACCTCGCGGTCGGGCATATCGGCGAGGACGTGGTCCCCGGCGGCAGCAACCTCGGCGCCTTCACGATTCTCACCGGGAGTGGCGCGAACCCTCGGGGGCCTGGCCGCACCTTTCGCCTCTTCGGCGCCGGCTATGCCGGCATGCCGATCCCGTGGGCCGATTGGGACAACTTCGGCTGGTCTCTCGCGACGGGCGACTTCGACGGCAACCTTCACGACGACCTCGTCGTGGGAGTCCCATTTCACGATGTCGCGAGCGTCGGCACCGAAGTCGGCGCCGCGGTGGTGCTGCGAGGGGCGCTCTTCGCCGACAGCCTCGACTGGGACGGCAGCCTCCTCTTCTGGTCCGAAGTGGCGCCCTGAACGGTCACGAGCCCGACTGCACGTCCGCGACCCCTTCTGTGCCGGCCGCCGGGGCAGAGACCCTTCGGCA
This genomic window from Thermoanaerobaculia bacterium contains:
- a CDS encoding FG-GAP repeat protein; this translates as MRKSPQRPASRFALAGMLALLACLWSAGRANAAASVGLSTVQSRLLANPSIAQWTAEAGDSFADVLATGDFNGDGADDLAVGIPNDNGLHGATANSGLVVVWYGTPGEGLQSVVWNVLRIAIPQENARFGAALAAGDFDGDGFDDLAVGAPGFDFTTGNQDTANYGMVRIHRGSATGLEEISPETLDSRGYGGAQQHFGQSLAVGDFNGDFLDDLAVGAPQANWAIDGTTVPGGVVYVQHGPDLISTQWYRFSQYMDEIPDIFEANDLFGFSLAVGNFNRDGICSPACANYDDLAIGVPGEDGQGKVLVLFGSEWSLLAGSAHWFGEGELGGTAGPGQFGRTLATGDFDGDLADDLAVGAPFKSVSGAAAAGQVTTLFGSVIAINGSWFDVAATRWLTQTTFYGAGANAASDQFGWSLASGDFDRDGVDDLAVGHIGEDVVPGGSNLGAFTILTGSGANPRGPGRTFRLFGAGYAGMPIPWADWDNFGWSLATGDFDGNLHDDLVVGVPFHDVASVGTEVGAAVVLRGALFADSLDWDGSLLFWSEVAP